One region of Enterobacter ludwigii genomic DNA includes:
- the gloA gene encoding lactoylglutathione lyase, with amino-acid sequence MRLLHTMLRVGDLQRSIDFYTNVLGMKLLRTSENPEYKYSLAFVGYGPETDEAVIELTYNWGVDSYELGTAYGHIALEVDNAAEACERIRSNGGNVTREAGPVKGGTTVIAFVEDPDGYKIELIEAKDAGRGLGN; translated from the coding sequence ATGCGCCTACTTCACACCATGCTGCGCGTTGGCGACCTGCAACGTTCTATTGATTTCTACACTAACGTACTGGGTATGAAACTGCTGCGCACCAGTGAAAACCCGGAATACAAATACTCGCTGGCGTTCGTGGGTTACGGCCCGGAAACGGATGAAGCGGTGATCGAGCTGACCTACAACTGGGGCGTAGACAGCTATGAGCTGGGCACGGCCTACGGCCACATCGCGCTGGAAGTGGACAACGCGGCCGAAGCGTGTGAGCGCATTCGCAGCAACGGCGGTAACGTGACGCGCGAAGCGGGCCCGGTCAAAGGTGGCACTACCGTGATTGCGTTTGTGGAAGATCCGGACGGTTACAAAATCGAGCTGATTGAAGCCAAAGACGCCGGTCGCGGTCTGGGCAACTGA
- a CDS encoding alkene reductase, giving the protein MSAEKLFTPLKVGAVTAPNRVFMAPLTRLRSIEPGDIPTPLMGEYYRQRASSGLIITEATQISAQAKGYAGAPGLHSPEQIAAWKKITAGVHAEEGRIAVQLWHTGRISHNSIQPGGQAPVSASALSANTRTSLRDENGHAIRVDTSMPRALELDEIPGIVNDFRQAVANAREAGFDLIELHSAHGYLLHQFLSPSSNHRTDQYGGSVENRARLVLEVVDAVCQEWSPERIGIRVSPIGSFQNVDNGPNEEADALYLIEELAKRGIAYLHMSEPDWAVGQPYTEAFRQKVRERFHGVIIGAGAYTPEKAEDLINKGLIDAVAFGRDYIANPDLVARLQQKAALNPQRPESFYGGGAEGYTDYPSL; this is encoded by the coding sequence ATGTCAGCTGAAAAATTATTTACCCCATTGAAAGTGGGTGCCGTCACTGCGCCAAACCGCGTGTTTATGGCTCCGCTTACCCGTCTACGCAGCATTGAGCCGGGTGACATCCCAACCCCACTGATGGGTGAATACTATCGTCAGCGCGCAAGCTCTGGCCTGATCATCACGGAAGCCACACAGATTTCTGCTCAGGCTAAAGGTTATGCGGGAGCGCCGGGTCTTCACAGCCCGGAACAGATCGCCGCATGGAAGAAAATCACCGCGGGCGTTCACGCTGAAGAGGGTCGTATTGCGGTTCAGCTGTGGCACACCGGTCGTATCTCTCACAACAGCATTCAGCCAGGCGGTCAGGCACCTGTTTCCGCTTCCGCCCTGAGCGCGAATACCCGTACTTCACTGCGTGATGAAAATGGTCACGCAATCCGCGTTGATACTTCTATGCCACGCGCACTTGAGCTGGACGAGATCCCGGGTATCGTTAACGACTTCCGCCAGGCCGTAGCCAATGCGCGTGAAGCCGGGTTTGACCTGATTGAACTGCACTCCGCGCATGGCTACCTGCTGCATCAGTTCCTGTCACCGTCGTCTAACCATCGCACCGATCAGTATGGCGGCAGCGTCGAAAACCGTGCCCGTCTGGTGCTGGAAGTGGTTGACGCCGTATGCCAGGAGTGGAGCCCTGAGCGTATCGGTATCCGCGTCTCCCCGATTGGCTCTTTCCAGAACGTCGACAACGGTCCGAACGAAGAAGCGGACGCGCTGTATCTGATTGAAGAGCTGGCGAAACGTGGTATTGCTTATCTGCACATGTCCGAGCCCGACTGGGCCGTTGGTCAGCCTTACACTGAGGCTTTCCGTCAGAAAGTACGCGAGCGTTTCCATGGCGTGATCATCGGTGCGGGAGCCTATACTCCTGAGAAAGCCGAAGATCTGATCAATAAAGGTCTGATCGACGCCGTCGCATTTGGCCGCGACTACATCGCCAACCCGGATCTGGTTGCCCGCCTGCAGCAGAAAGCGGCACTGAACCCACAGCGTCCGGAAAGCTTCTACGGCGGTGGTGCAGAAGGCTACACCGACTACCCTTCTCTGTAA
- a CDS encoding TetR/AcrR family transcriptional regulator → MSRNTEHDTREHLLATGEQLCMHRGFTGMGLSELLKTAEVPKGSFYHYFRSKEAFGVAMLERHYAGYHQRLATHFASGKGNYRDRVLNYYQETLNQFCQQGIISGCLTVKLSAEVCDLSEDMRTAMDKGASGVIALLAQALEKGRDEKTLAFPGEPLTQAQVLYALWLGANLQAKISRSAVPLESALAHVKNSITTPGV, encoded by the coding sequence ATGAGCAGAAATACTGAACACGATACCCGCGAACATTTACTGGCGACCGGCGAGCAACTTTGCATGCATCGCGGATTCACCGGTATGGGCCTGAGCGAGCTATTAAAAACCGCTGAGGTACCGAAGGGGTCGTTTTACCACTACTTCCGGTCCAAAGAGGCGTTTGGCGTCGCAATGCTGGAGCGTCATTATGCTGGTTATCACCAGCGTCTGGCGACCCACTTTGCATCGGGTAAAGGTAACTATCGCGATCGTGTTTTGAACTACTATCAGGAAACGCTGAACCAGTTCTGCCAGCAGGGCATTATCAGCGGATGTCTGACGGTAAAACTTTCTGCTGAAGTGTGCGATCTCTCCGAAGACATGCGCACGGCAATGGATAAAGGTGCCAGTGGTGTTATCGCCCTGCTGGCTCAGGCACTGGAGAAAGGCCGCGATGAGAAAACGCTGGCCTTTCCCGGTGAGCCGCTAACCCAGGCGCAGGTGTTATACGCCCTCTGGTTGGGCGCTAATCTGCAGGCCAAGATTTCGCGCAGTGCCGTGCCGCTGGAAAGCGCACTGGCACATGTGAAAAACAGCATTACTACGCCTGGCGTTTAA
- the eptA gene encoding phosphoethanolamine transferase EptA has product MRLIKKLQCNDIKFTLGCALFFTLVNALFIQRSWAIIAPAHLHDILFAATVPLVLFCGWVIVFSLLNIPFIRKPLLIVLTLGCAAATYFMYTYGAVIDQNMIVNVFETNSQEATALVTPQMILWIVVAGLIPSVVLVLTRIRTGKWWYALLMRVAAMLGALLVIILIAAVFYKDYASLFRNNKSIVKMVTPANYVSAVMKYSKMRWFAGDQTLVRIGEDAHKGPLISGQQKKTVLVLVVGEASRAANYSLNGYERETNPELKKQDVINFPQASSCGTETAVSVPCMFSGMTRSKYDADLAHHREGLLDVLKHAGINLLWRDNDGGCKGACDRIPHTDMTQWKLDQFCKDKSCIDDVNFYRLDNVLDGLKQDTVLVIHLMGSHGPAYYRRYPDNFRKFTPTCDTNEIQDCDHQALINTYDNTILYTDSVVSKTIDTLKARQASMNTALIYLSDHGESLGESGIYLHGTPYMLAPEQQTHIPFMFWLSPDYAKNFGINEQCLRDHAAKNAVSQDNLFSTVLGMMDVKSTVYQQQLDILHACRQ; this is encoded by the coding sequence ATGCGGTTAATTAAAAAGTTACAGTGTAACGACATTAAATTTACTCTTGGCTGTGCGCTCTTCTTTACCCTGGTAAACGCGCTATTTATACAACGCAGTTGGGCAATTATCGCCCCCGCTCATCTTCACGATATCCTCTTTGCCGCTACCGTACCGCTGGTGCTGTTTTGCGGCTGGGTGATTGTGTTTAGCCTGCTCAATATTCCATTTATTCGCAAGCCGCTGCTGATTGTGCTGACGCTCGGGTGCGCCGCTGCCACCTACTTTATGTACACCTACGGCGCGGTTATCGATCAGAACATGATCGTGAACGTGTTCGAAACGAACTCCCAGGAAGCCACCGCCCTGGTAACGCCACAGATGATTTTGTGGATTGTTGTTGCCGGTCTCATTCCATCCGTAGTGCTGGTATTGACCCGCATTCGTACCGGGAAATGGTGGTATGCCCTGTTGATGCGCGTTGCCGCAATGCTCGGTGCCCTGCTGGTGATTATCCTTATTGCCGCCGTATTTTATAAAGATTACGCGTCGCTGTTTCGTAATAACAAAAGCATTGTCAAAATGGTCACCCCCGCGAACTACGTCAGTGCCGTGATGAAGTACAGCAAAATGCGCTGGTTTGCAGGCGATCAGACGCTGGTGCGGATTGGCGAAGATGCACACAAAGGACCCTTGATTTCAGGTCAGCAAAAGAAAACCGTTCTGGTGCTTGTCGTCGGCGAAGCGTCACGCGCGGCGAACTACTCCCTGAACGGCTACGAACGCGAAACAAACCCGGAACTGAAAAAGCAGGATGTGATTAACTTCCCGCAAGCCTCCTCGTGTGGTACTGAAACCGCGGTATCCGTTCCCTGCATGTTCTCCGGCATGACGCGCAGCAAATACGATGCTGACCTGGCTCATCATCGGGAAGGACTGCTCGACGTGCTCAAGCATGCGGGTATCAATCTGCTGTGGCGCGACAACGATGGCGGCTGTAAAGGTGCCTGCGATCGCATCCCCCATACCGACATGACGCAGTGGAAACTGGATCAGTTCTGCAAAGACAAGTCCTGCATCGACGACGTGAATTTCTACCGCCTGGACAACGTCCTGGATGGCCTAAAGCAAGATACCGTTCTGGTTATCCACCTGATGGGCAGTCACGGCCCCGCGTACTATCGCCGTTATCCGGATAATTTCCGTAAATTCACCCCAACCTGCGACACCAACGAAATCCAGGATTGCGATCATCAGGCGCTGATAAACACCTATGACAACACGATCCTGTATACCGACAGCGTGGTCAGTAAAACGATTGATACGTTGAAAGCACGACAGGCAAGCATGAACACTGCGCTGATTTACCTCTCAGATCACGGCGAATCGCTGGGCGAAAGCGGTATCTATCTGCACGGCACGCCGTACATGCTGGCACCGGAACAGCAAACACACATTCCGTTTATGTTCTGGTTGTCACCGGACTATGCGAAAAATTTTGGCATCAACGAGCAGTGTTTACGTGACCATGCGGCAAAAAATGCGGTTTCTCAGGACAATTTGTTCTCGACTGTACTGGGTATGATGGACGTGAAATCAACGGTTTATCAACAGCAACTGGATATTCTGCACGCGTGTCGTCAATAA
- a CDS encoding DUF1289 domain-containing protein translates to MFNVFTVSDSGNLEVSVAEQLEFFPIQSPCRGICQVDERGYCRGCMRTRDERFNWQTFSDTQKQEVLRLCRQRLLRKIRANKAGEAEEPQQPSLF, encoded by the coding sequence ATGTTTAACGTCTTCACTGTAAGTGATAGCGGTAATCTGGAGGTGAGTGTGGCAGAGCAACTGGAGTTTTTCCCCATCCAGAGCCCGTGCCGGGGTATTTGTCAGGTAGATGAACGTGGATATTGCCGCGGGTGCATGCGTACCCGTGATGAACGTTTCAACTGGCAAACCTTTAGCGACACGCAAAAACAGGAGGTGCTTCGACTCTGCCGACAGCGACTTCTGCGCAAAATACGCGCAAATAAAGCGGGTGAGGCAGAAGAACCCCAGCAACCTTCACTTTTTTAA
- a CDS encoding aldo/keto reductase family oxidoreductase, with the protein MVQRITLAPQGPEFSRFVMGYWRLMDWNMSPLQLASFIEEHLDLGITTVDHADIYGGYQCEAAFGEALKLVPALRERMEIVTKCGIATTAKPEHALGHYITDSAHIIKSAEQSLVNLATDHIDLLLIHRPDPLMDADEVAEAFLNLHQSGKVRHFGVSNFTPAQFALLQSRLPFTLATNQVEISPVHQPLLLDGTLDQLQQLRIRPMAWSCLGGGRLFNDDEFQPLRNELETIARELNAESIEQVVYAWILRLPSKPLPIIGSGKIERVRSAIAAEELQMTRQQWFRIRKAALGYDVP; encoded by the coding sequence ATGGTTCAGCGAATTACCCTTGCCCCCCAGGGGCCAGAATTCTCCCGTTTTGTGATGGGCTACTGGCGCCTGATGGACTGGAATATGTCCCCCCTCCAGTTGGCGAGCTTTATTGAAGAGCATCTCGATTTAGGGATCACCACGGTCGATCATGCCGATATTTATGGTGGCTACCAGTGTGAAGCCGCGTTCGGAGAGGCGCTCAAGCTGGTTCCGGCCCTGCGTGAACGCATGGAGATCGTCACGAAGTGCGGTATTGCCACCACGGCAAAACCTGAGCATGCCCTCGGTCATTACATCACCGACAGTGCGCATATCATCAAAAGTGCTGAGCAGTCGCTGGTCAATCTGGCGACGGATCATATCGACCTGCTGTTAATCCACCGTCCCGATCCGCTCATGGATGCCGATGAAGTGGCCGAAGCGTTTCTGAATCTGCATCAGAGCGGGAAAGTCCGTCATTTTGGCGTCTCAAACTTTACCCCGGCACAGTTTGCGCTGCTTCAGTCGCGCCTGCCATTTACCCTGGCCACTAACCAGGTCGAGATATCCCCGGTTCACCAGCCGCTGCTGCTGGATGGGACGCTTGACCAGCTACAACAGCTTCGCATTCGCCCGATGGCGTGGTCGTGCCTGGGAGGGGGACGCTTGTTTAATGACGATGAATTCCAGCCGCTGCGCAATGAACTGGAAACCATCGCCCGCGAGCTCAATGCTGAGAGCATCGAACAAGTGGTGTACGCGTGGATCCTGCGCCTGCCGTCAAAACCACTGCCAATTATTGGTTCTGGTAAAATTGAACGCGTACGCTCTGCGATTGCGGCTGAAGAGCTGCAGATGACCCGTCAGCAGTGGTTCCGCATCCGTAAAGCCGCACTCGGCTACGACGTACCGTAA
- the sodC gene encoding superoxide dismutase [Cu-Zn] SodC2 → MKRFALALVTLVVCAGAQAASDEVEMNLVTSQGVGQSIGTVKITETDKGLEFAPNLKALPPGEHGFHVHANGSCQPALKEGKASAAESAGGHFDPQHSGKHEGPNGKGHLGDLPVLVVNNDGKATEPVVAPRLKKLAEIKGKALMIHVGGDNMSDRPKPLGGGGVRYACGVI, encoded by the coding sequence ATGAAGCGTTTTGCTCTGGCGCTCGTCACGCTGGTAGTCTGCGCTGGTGCGCAGGCGGCCAGTGATGAAGTGGAAATGAATCTTGTCACCTCTCAGGGTGTGGGGCAGTCAATCGGAACGGTGAAAATAACCGAAACCGACAAAGGACTGGAGTTCGCACCCAACCTCAAAGCACTCCCACCCGGTGAACATGGTTTCCATGTTCATGCCAACGGTAGCTGTCAGCCTGCACTGAAAGAGGGAAAAGCCTCGGCGGCGGAATCAGCGGGCGGCCACTTTGATCCCCAACACTCCGGTAAACACGAAGGTCCGAACGGGAAGGGGCATCTCGGCGATCTCCCTGTGCTGGTGGTGAATAACGACGGGAAAGCCACGGAACCCGTCGTTGCACCACGGCTGAAAAAACTGGCTGAGATTAAAGGCAAAGCGCTGATGATCCATGTTGGCGGTGACAATATGTCCGATCGGCCTAAACCGCTTGGCGGTGGCGGGGTGCGTTATGCCTGTGGCGTAATTTGA
- a CDS encoding FUSC family protein: MKLQVLSWRNTPWMKATRPQWRYALRNGIAMCLALTIAYYLNLDEPYWAMTSAAVVSFPTVGGVISKSLGRIVGSLLGASAALIIAGHTLNDPWLFLLSMAAWLGCCTWACAHFTNNVAYAFQLAGYTAAIIAFPVVNVLDTTELWDIAQARVCEVIVGILSGGFMMMILPSTSDGTALITALKAMHARLLEHASLLWQPDTNDEIRLAHEKVIGQILTMNLLRIQAFWSHYRFRRQNTLLNYLLHQQLRMTSAISSLRRMLLNWPTPPENTRAVIDVLLATLARPDADIYTVAKIIAPLAPVDEYDYRHRAFWQRLNYFCRLYLRSSRWISAVENATPVTEFNVPGSPALARHTDYLEALWSGFRTFCALMLVGAWSIATQWDSGTAALTLAAISCVLYSVAASPFNSLTLLMRTLVLLSLFSFVVKFGLMVQISDLWQFLLFLFPLLTTMQLLKLQMPKLAGLWGQLIVFMGSFISVTNPPVYDYASFLNDNLAKILGVGLAWLAFAVLRPGSDARKSRRHIRELRRGFVDQLSRKPHLSENEYESLVYHHVSQLNNSQDALSRRWLLRWGVVLLNCSHVVWQLRVWETRTDPLSQVRDVCISLLRDVMSERGVQQRPLEATLAELQRICDTLARHHLPAARDLASIIWRLHCSLSQLEQAPPPGTIGDQITPQA, encoded by the coding sequence GCGTCCCCAGTGGCGCTATGCGCTGCGTAATGGCATCGCGATGTGTCTTGCGCTGACCATCGCCTATTACCTGAACCTTGATGAACCCTACTGGGCGATGACCTCTGCGGCGGTGGTGAGTTTTCCCACGGTCGGAGGTGTTATCAGTAAAAGCCTCGGTCGTATCGTAGGCAGCCTGCTGGGTGCCAGTGCCGCGTTAATTATCGCCGGTCATACGCTGAACGATCCATGGCTGTTCTTGCTGAGCATGGCGGCATGGCTGGGATGCTGTACCTGGGCCTGCGCTCATTTTACCAACAACGTCGCCTATGCTTTCCAGCTGGCGGGCTATACCGCCGCCATCATTGCCTTTCCGGTGGTTAACGTACTCGATACCACCGAACTGTGGGATATCGCTCAGGCGCGCGTCTGTGAAGTGATTGTCGGTATCCTCAGCGGCGGGTTTATGATGATGATCCTGCCCAGTACGTCGGACGGCACCGCGCTCATCACCGCGCTGAAAGCCATGCATGCCCGATTGCTGGAGCACGCAAGCCTGCTGTGGCAACCTGATACCAACGATGAGATCCGTCTCGCCCATGAAAAGGTCATTGGGCAGATCCTGACCATGAATCTGTTACGCATCCAGGCCTTCTGGAGCCATTACCGCTTTCGCCGTCAGAATACCCTGCTTAACTATCTGCTGCACCAGCAGCTGCGCATGACCAGCGCTATCTCCAGCCTGCGCCGGATGTTACTCAATTGGCCGACGCCACCAGAAAACACCCGTGCGGTGATTGACGTACTGCTCGCAACGCTTGCACGCCCGGATGCGGACATCTACACCGTCGCGAAGATCATTGCGCCGCTCGCCCCGGTCGATGAGTACGATTATCGTCATCGCGCCTTCTGGCAGCGTCTTAATTATTTCTGCCGGCTGTATCTGCGAAGCAGCCGCTGGATTAGCGCCGTCGAGAATGCCACCCCGGTGACTGAATTCAACGTCCCGGGTAGTCCAGCGCTCGCACGCCATACAGACTATCTCGAAGCACTGTGGAGCGGCTTTCGCACCTTCTGCGCACTGATGCTGGTGGGGGCGTGGAGCATTGCCACGCAGTGGGACTCCGGTACGGCAGCCCTGACGCTCGCTGCCATCAGCTGCGTGCTTTACTCCGTTGCTGCCTCACCGTTTAACTCTCTTACGCTGCTGATGCGCACCCTGGTATTACTGTCGTTGTTCAGTTTTGTGGTGAAGTTCGGCCTGATGGTGCAGATAAGTGACCTGTGGCAGTTCCTGCTGTTTCTGTTTCCGCTGTTAACCACCATGCAGCTTCTGAAGCTGCAAATGCCCAAACTGGCGGGGCTATGGGGACAGTTGATTGTTTTTATGGGGTCGTTTATTTCCGTGACGAATCCGCCGGTTTACGATTACGCCAGTTTTCTCAATGACAACCTGGCGAAGATCCTCGGTGTCGGACTGGCCTGGCTGGCCTTCGCGGTGTTACGCCCCGGTTCAGATGCGCGCAAGAGTCGTCGGCACATCCGGGAGTTACGCCGGGGGTTTGTCGACCAACTCAGTCGTAAACCGCATCTGAGTGAAAATGAGTATGAATCGCTGGTTTATCACCATGTCAGCCAGTTGAATAACAGCCAGGACGCACTTTCCCGCCGCTGGCTGTTGCGCTGGGGCGTAGTGCTGTTGAACTGTTCACACGTCGTCTGGCAGCTTCGCGTATGGGAAACACGCACTGATCCCCTCTCACAGGTTCGGGATGTTTGCATCTCCCTGCTACGCGATGTCATGAGTGAACGCGGTGTTCAGCAGCGCCCCCTCGAAGCCACACTGGCTGAGCTGCAGCGGATCTGCGATACCCTCGCGCGGCACCATTTGCCCGCTGCTCGAGATTTGGCCTCGATCATCTGGCGCCTGCACTGCTCGCTGTCGCAGCTGGAGCAAGCGCCTCCTCCTGGAACCATTGGGGATCAAATTACGCCACAGGCATAA